The following are from one region of the Anabas testudineus chromosome 2, fAnaTes1.2, whole genome shotgun sequence genome:
- the vps16 gene encoding vacuolar protein sorting-associated protein 16 homolog isoform X2, whose amino-acid sequence MAFITANWNPLGEAFFRKTELYDMCWNIRDGLRDSLVAAAPYGGPIALLREPHRRSPSSRPQLEIYSASGLAITSFPWKSGPVVQLGWTVSDELLCVQEDGTVLIYDLFGSFKRHFSMGQEVVQSQVLEAKVFHSPYGTGVAIVTGSSRFTLTTNIDDLKLRRLPEVPGLQGKPCCWVVLTQDRQTKVLLSTGPELYILDNTSCTAVYPPGLSPQTGSIVHMTVSFSYRYLALFTDTGYLWTGFSHLQEKLSEVDTKKTTVPKHMVWCRRPQSQQPSVVLMWDRLLMVVGQCNDTIQFPIEDPCVLVGELDGVRVINSTNQELLQEVPLVCQDIFKIASMAPGALLLEAHREYEKSSQKADEYLREIKEQSMLGEAVRQCVEAAGHEYDSNTQKSLLRAASFGKCFLTDFSPDQFVQTCRELRVLNAVRESSVGLPLTHTQFKQMTLQVLIDRLVYRQFYPLAMEICRYLKIPDYQGVSRVLKHWASCKVQQKDLSDEAIARAVCMKVGDSPGVSYSDIAAKAYESGRTELAIKLLDFEARSGEQVPLLLKMKRSQLALSKAVESGDTDLVYTVVSYLKSEMNRGDFFMTLRNQPVALSLYRQFCKLQEQDTLKDLYNQDDDHQELANYYISASYREKRLDTRLSILQSAVDEYNKAKNEFAAKATEDEMRLLRFQRKLDDEKGAGLLGLSVQATIEALLALGLHKQAEQLYKDFRVPDKRYWWLKLKSLAEKEEWEELEKFSKSKKSPIGYLPSHFAVDGRDCSGLRGVWTASSSQLQHVEGPAPPHNRASRPDQFVQPVSVCHLYVAAQHAQQTTA is encoded by the exons TGGAAGAGTGGTCCTGTGGTCCAGTTGGGTTGGACAGTCAGTGACGAGTTGTTATGTGTTCAAGAAGATGGAACAGTTCTGATCTACGATCTCTTCGGATCCTTCAAGAGACACTTCAGTATGGGTCAG gaagtggtgcAGTCTCAGGTGTTGGAGGCCAAGGTGTTCCACTCTCCATATGGAACAGGTGTTGCCATAGTAACAGGGTCCTCCCGCTTCACCCTGACAACAAACATAGATGACTTAAAGCTGCGAAGGTTACCTGAGGTTCCAG GACTGCAGGGAAAGCCATGCTGTTGGGTTGTCTTGACTCAGGACCGCCAGACTAAAGTCCTTCTGTCCACTGGACCAGAACTTTACATCCTGGACAACACGTCCTGCACTGCTGTG TATCCTCCAGGTCTCAGTCCTCAGACTGGCAGTATCGTCCACATGACTGTGTCTTTCAGCTACAGATACCTGGCTCTTTTCACGGACACAGGATACCTCTGGACAGGTTTCTCCCACCTCCAG GAAAAACTGAGCGAAGTCGACACCAAAAAGACAACAGTACCAAAACACATGGTCTG GTGTCGCAGACCACAGAGTCAGCAACCATCTGTAGTGTTAATGTGGGACAGACTGCTCATGGTGGTTGGACAGTGTAATGACACCATCCA GTTTCCCATTGAGGATCCGTGTGTTTTGGTGGGAGAACTGGATGGAGTTCGAGTCATCAATTCAACCAATCAGGAGCTGCTTCAAGAGGTTCCTCTGGTCTGTCAGGACATCTTCAAGATTGCATCCATGGCTCCTGGAGCTCTGCTGCTGGAGGCCCATCGGGAGTACGAG AAATCAAGTCAAAAAGCTGATGAGTACCTGAGGGAGATCAAGGAgcaaagcatgctgggagaAGCAGTCCGACAGTGTGTGGAGGCAGCAGGCCACGAGTATGACTCCAACACCCAGAAGTCCCTGTTGAGG GCAGCATCCTTTGGGAAGTGTTTTCTGACAGACTTCAGTCCAGATCAGTTCGTTCAGACATGCAGAGAACTGCGAGTCCTGAACGCTGTCAGAGAGAGCAGCGTCGGTCTGCCGCTCACCCACACTCA aTTCAAACAGATGACTCTACAGGTGCTCATAGACAG gttGGTGTATCGACAGTTTTATCCATTGGCGATGGAAATCTGTCGTTATCTGAAGATTCCTGATTATCAGGGAGTCAGCAGAGTCCTCAAACACTGGGCATCCTGCAAA GTGCAGCAGAAGGACCTGTCAGATGAGGCCATAGCTCGAGCAGTGTGTATGAAGGTGGGAGACTCACCTGGAGTTTCTTACTCTGACATCGCAGCTAAAGCTTATGAAAGTGGACGCACCGAACTCGCCATCAAG CTGTTGGACTTTGAGGCCCGGTCCGGGGAGCAGgttcctctgctgctgaaaatgaagAGGAGTCAACTGGCACTCAGCAAAGCCGTGGAGAGTGGAGACACTGACCTGG TGTACACAGTGGTGAGTTACCTGAAGAGCGAGATGAACAGAGGAGATTTCTTCATGACTCTGAGGAACCAGCCGGTTGCTCTGAGTCTCTACAGACAG ttcTGTAAGCTGCAGGAACAGGACACACTGAAGGATCTTTATAACCAGGACGATGATCACCAGGAGCTTGCTAACTACTACATCTCTGCCAGTTACAGAGAAAAA AGGTTAGACACCCGTCTGTCAATTCTGCAGAGCGCTGTAGATGAATACAATAAAGCTAAGAATGAGTTTGCTGCAAAG gcCACAGAGGACGAGATGCGTCTCCTTCGATTTCAGAGAAAACTGGATGATGAGAAGGGGGCAGGACTTCTGGGTCTGTCTGTACAG GCGACCATAGAGGCTCTTCTGGCATTGGGACTTCACAAACAGGCAGAACAACTTTACAAAGATTTCAGAGTACCTGACAAAAG GTATTGGTGGTTAAAACTGAAGTCTCTGGCAGAGAAGGAGGAGTGGGAGGAGTTAGAAAAGTTCTCAAAGAGCAAGAAGTCTCCTATTGGCTACCTG CCATCACACTTTGCAGTGGATGGGAGGGATTGttcaggattgagaggagtttggacagcatcctcctctcagctacaacatgtggagggtccagctccaccccacAACAGAGCCAGCCGTCCcgatcagtttgttcagcctgtaaGTGTCTGCCACCTTTATGTTGCGGCCCAACATGCCcaacagaccacagcatag